In a genomic window of Candidatus Competibacteraceae bacterium:
- a CDS encoding MTH1187 family thiamine-binding protein, with amino-acid sequence MVLLEFQMAPHVASESVSQYVAQILDIVDQSGVAYQLTPMGTILEGEWDEVMAVVTRCFKYLAEHHNRVGTHIKIDYRAGPAGRLTSKIASVENKLGRKLST; translated from the coding sequence ATGGTTTTGCTCGAATTTCAAATGGCTCCACATGTCGCCTCGGAAAGCGTCAGCCAGTACGTGGCGCAGATTCTCGACATCGTGGATCAAAGCGGCGTGGCTTACCAACTCACGCCGATGGGTACGATCCTTGAGGGTGAATGGGACGAGGTGATGGCGGTGGTAACCCGCTGTTTCAAGTATTTGGCGGAACACCACAACCGCGTCGGCACCCACATCAAGATCGACTATCGCGCCGGCCCGGCCGGCCGCCTAACCAGCAAAATAGCGTCGGTAGAAAACAAGCTTGGACGCAAGCTCTCGACTTGA
- a CDS encoding MoxR family ATPase, producing the protein MFESIEQTIARLREQQYICDRKLATVAFLALQMQKPILIEGPAGVGKTELAKVVSAALGRSLIRLQCYGGLDEAHALYEWEYGKQLLYTQILRDKIGGLFEGADGLREAVARLDLHEDVFFSERFLVRRPILQAIDSPDPVVLLIDELDRAEEQFEAFLLEVLSDFQVTVPEIGTVKAKTIPYVIITSNNTRDLSDALKRRCLHLFIDYPDEPRELEIVRLKVPSLREALAAQVVAVIRRLRALDLRKAPSISETLDWARALVLLDADALTPALLEETLHLLVKYERDTQRVNEQLNWIAEPIQASAPPQDPTSSFSAPPPLQPPQQPAEPDANFLEQRRQEHAARYFTSYRGRTDGRTGGA; encoded by the coding sequence ATGTTCGAATCCATCGAGCAGACCATCGCGCGGCTGCGCGAACAGCAGTACATCTGCGACCGCAAGCTGGCGACGGTCGCTTTTCTCGCCTTGCAAATGCAAAAGCCGATCCTGATCGAAGGGCCGGCCGGCGTGGGCAAGACCGAACTGGCCAAGGTGGTGTCCGCCGCGCTGGGGCGCTCCCTGATCCGGCTGCAATGCTACGGCGGGCTGGACGAGGCGCACGCTTTGTATGAGTGGGAGTACGGCAAGCAACTGCTCTACACCCAAATCCTGCGCGATAAGATCGGCGGCTTGTTCGAGGGGGCCGACGGCCTGCGCGAAGCGGTCGCGCGCTTGGACCTGCACGAGGACGTGTTTTTTTCCGAACGTTTTCTAGTGCGTCGCCCCATCTTGCAAGCCATCGACTCGCCCGATCCGGTGGTGCTGTTAATCGACGAACTCGACCGCGCCGAGGAGCAGTTCGAAGCCTTCCTGCTGGAAGTGCTGAGCGATTTTCAGGTCACCGTGCCGGAGATCGGCACGGTCAAGGCCAAGACCATCCCCTACGTCATCATCACCAGCAACAACACCCGCGATCTGAGCGACGCCCTCAAGCGCCGCTGCCTGCATCTGTTCATCGACTATCCCGACGAGCCGCGCGAGTTGGAAATCGTCCGCCTCAAGGTTCCGTCGCTGCGAGAGGCGCTGGCGGCGCAAGTGGTCGCGGTGATCCGCCGCTTGCGCGCCTTGGACCTGCGCAAGGCTCCCAGCATCAGCGAAACTCTGGATTGGGCGCGGGCGCTGGTGCTGCTGGACGCCGACGCCCTGACGCCGGCCTTGCTGGAGGAAACGCTGCACTTGCTGGTCAAGTACGAGCGCGACACCCAGCGGGTCAACGAGCAATTGAACTGGATCGCCGAACCGATTCAGGCGTCCGCGCCGCCGCAAGACCCAACCTCATCCTTCAGCGCGCCGCCCCCGCTCCAGCCGCCGCAACAGCCGGCCGAGCCGGATGCGAACTTTTTGGAACAGCGCCGACAAGAACACGCCGCCCGCTACTTCACCAGCTATCGCGGCCGCACCGACGGCCGCACCGGCGGGGCGTGA
- the mdo gene encoding NDMA-dependent methanol dehydrogenase (This methanol dehydrogenase is considered a nicotinoprotein, since its NADP cofactor remains is not dissociable, but instead remains permanently bound. A member of this family has been shown to act as a formaldehyde dismutase, able to convert two molecules of formaldehyde (plus one water molecule) into one of methanol and one of formate, with no net change in its redox state. More recently, it was shown in Mycobacterium smegmatis that this enzyme is critical to ethanol utilization, for which the biosynthesis of the cofactor-like electron carrier mycofactocin is also required.) encodes MEAHKLWQFPIKEFHRIPRGLLGPGAYEMIGVEAKKLGFKRCLVSTSGLRGTGIVEDVVGKIKYRDIDVVLYDKVESNPKDYNVMDMADLYTREKCDSFISIGGGSVTDATKGARIVVSHDGRNVNEFDGFNKSDNPNNPPHIAVNTTAGTGSETSWAYVITDTTSEKAPYKWLGMDENVPVTLSINDPVLHFSMPPDLTAFCGFDVLAHASEPYVSRIDFIPSLGSALLGIEMVAQNLRRAVYEPLNYEARLNMMYASYISAQAFNSGGLGIIHSISHAVSAFYDSHHGLNNAVALPRVWEYNMPTNYKRFRDIAKAMGENVDGLSDVSAAERAVEAAIRLSKDLQIPANFTSVGAYTKSQVGKGRYAELGGPKIVGDDRDVDRITKHVLGDGSTPGNARDCSYESVAPVVRHSLTGTY; translated from the coding sequence GTGGAAGCTCACAAACTTTGGCAGTTCCCGATTAAAGAATTTCACCGCATCCCGCGCGGGTTGCTCGGTCCCGGCGCTTACGAAATGATCGGCGTCGAAGCTAAAAAACTCGGCTTCAAGCGCTGCTTGGTCTCGACATCCGGCCTGCGCGGCACCGGCATCGTGGAAGATGTCGTCGGCAAGATCAAATACCGCGATATCGATGTCGTGCTCTATGACAAGGTGGAATCCAATCCCAAGGATTACAACGTCATGGACATGGCCGACCTTTACACGCGGGAAAAGTGCGACAGTTTCATCTCCATCGGCGGCGGCAGCGTGACCGACGCCACCAAGGGCGCGCGGATCGTGGTGTCCCACGACGGCCGCAACGTCAACGAATTCGACGGCTTCAACAAATCCGACAACCCCAACAACCCGCCCCACATCGCGGTCAACACCACCGCCGGCACCGGCTCCGAAACCAGTTGGGCCTACGTCATCACCGACACCACCTCGGAAAAAGCCCCGTATAAATGGCTCGGCATGGATGAAAACGTCCCGGTGACGCTGAGCATCAACGATCCGGTGCTGCATTTCTCGATGCCGCCCGATCTGACCGCGTTTTGCGGCTTCGACGTGCTGGCGCACGCCTCCGAACCCTACGTCTCGCGGATCGACTTCATTCCGAGCTTGGGCAGCGCGCTGCTCGGCATCGAAATGGTGGCGCAAAACCTGCGCCGCGCGGTGTACGAGCCGCTCAATTACGAAGCCCGCCTCAACATGATGTATGCCTCTTACATCTCGGCGCAGGCGTTCAACAGCGGTGGCCTCGGCATCATCCATTCGATTTCCCACGCGGTCAGCGCCTTCTACGACTCGCATCACGGCCTGAACAACGCGGTCGCCCTGCCGCGAGTCTGGGAATACAACATGCCGACCAACTACAAACGCTTCCGCGACATCGCCAAAGCGATGGGCGAAAACGTGGACGGCCTGTCGGATGTCTCCGCCGCCGAACGGGCGGTCGAAGCGGCGATCCGCTTGAGCAAGGACTTGCAAATCCCCGCCAATTTCACCAGCGTCGGCGCGTACACCAAATCGCAGGTGGGCAAGGGCCGCTACGCCGAATTGGGCGGGCCTAAGATCGTCGGCGATGACCGGGACGTGGATCGCATCACCAAACATGTGCTGGGAGACGGCTCGACGCCGGGCAACGCCCGCGATTGCAGCTACGAGTCGGTAGCGCCGGTCGTTCGCCACTCCTTGACCGGCACCTACTAA
- a CDS encoding acetoin dehydrogenase dihydrolipoyllysine-residue acetyltransferase subunit, which translates to MAGPITPIVMPKWGLSMKEGTVNGWLVEEGATIEVGMPILDVETDKLASNVEAADAGLLRRRIAQEGDVLPVKALLGVMAPTEVSEEEIDAYVAAYVVPAAGEGEAEEGAVFQTVTVDGIGVRYARRGLESGTPVLFIHGFGGDLDNWLFNIDAAAEHSPAIVLDLPGHGQSDVKLPGTTLAALAAFVARFLDAIAVKQVHVVGHSLGGAIAAQLASDAPDRVASVALISPAGFGAEINADYIDGYVEAQSRRELKPVLELLFFDPSLVSRQMIDDMLKYKRMDGVEPLLAELGAALFKDGRQTAQIAAPLARSGKPVLVLWGRDDRVIPSAHAANAPEGATVKILDGAGHMAMLEKAHEVNAAIKAHVGG; encoded by the coding sequence ATGGCTGGTCCGATCACGCCCATCGTCATGCCGAAATGGGGCCTGTCGATGAAAGAAGGCACCGTCAACGGCTGGCTGGTCGAAGAAGGCGCGACGATTGAGGTCGGAATGCCGATCCTTGACGTCGAAACCGACAAGCTGGCGAGCAATGTGGAAGCCGCCGACGCTGGGCTGCTGCGGCGGCGCATCGCCCAGGAAGGCGATGTGCTGCCGGTGAAAGCGCTGCTGGGGGTGATGGCCCCGACCGAGGTCAGCGAGGAGGAAATCGACGCTTACGTGGCGGCCTACGTCGTGCCGGCCGCCGGCGAGGGCGAAGCAGAGGAAGGCGCGGTTTTTCAGACCGTCACGGTCGATGGCATCGGCGTGCGTTACGCCCGGCGCGGTCTCGAATCAGGCACGCCGGTGTTGTTCATCCACGGCTTCGGCGGCGATCTGGATAACTGGCTGTTCAATATCGATGCGGCCGCCGAGCATTCGCCGGCCATCGTGCTCGACTTGCCCGGCCACGGTCAGAGCGACGTCAAGCTGCCGGGGACGACGCTGGCCGCGCTCGCGGCTTTCGTCGCGCGCTTTCTGGATGCCATTGCCGTCAAACAGGTGCATGTGGTCGGGCATTCGCTGGGCGGGGCCATCGCCGCGCAACTGGCGAGTGACGCCCCCGACCGCGTTGCCAGCGTCGCGCTGATCAGTCCGGCCGGCTTTGGAGCGGAGATCAATGCTGATTACATCGACGGGTACGTTGAAGCGCAGTCGCGCCGCGAGCTAAAACCGGTGTTGGAGCTCCTGTTCTTCGATCCGTCGCTGGTGAGCCGGCAGATGATCGACGATATGCTGAAGTACAAGCGTATGGACGGCGTGGAGCCGCTGCTGGCGGAACTCGGCGCGGCATTGTTCAAGGACGGCCGGCAGACGGCGCAAATCGCCGCCCCGCTGGCTAGGAGCGGCAAGCCGGTGCTGGTGCTTTGGGGGCGTGACGACCGAGTGATCCCATCGGCGCACGCGGCCAACGCGCCCGAGGGGGCAACCGTTAAAATCCTCGATGGGGCCGGCCACATGGCCATGCTGGAGAAGGCGCACGAGGTCAATGCCGCCATTAAGGCGCACGTCGGCGGTTGA
- a CDS encoding thiamine pyrophosphate-dependent dehydrogenase E1 component subunit alpha, with amino-acid sequence MADHPFPLAKDELLAAYRRMRTIREFEERLHIDFGRGDIPGFVHLYAGEEAAAVGIMIHLGDGDRIASTHRGHGHCIAKGVDVTAMMKEIYGKKGGSCEGKGGSMHIADLSKGMMGANGILGAGAPLVCGAALAAKYRAKKGQPSDVAISFVGDGASNQGTFLESLNLAAVWNLPAIFVVENNGYAESTSRDYGTAVDSYVDRAAGFGLPGITVDGTDFFAVYEAAGEVIRRAREGGGPSLLECKMVRFHGHFEGDAQTYRAKGELEDIRANRDCLRAFAAAVVGAKVVTEAELQAIDHEVLGLIEHAVTAAKAAPLPTAADLTTDVYVRY; translated from the coding sequence ATGGCAGACCATCCCTTTCCGTTAGCCAAGGACGAATTACTGGCCGCATACCGGCGGATGCGCACCATCCGCGAGTTCGAGGAACGCTTGCACATCGATTTCGGGCGCGGCGATATCCCCGGCTTCGTCCACCTGTACGCCGGCGAGGAGGCGGCCGCCGTCGGCATCATGATCCATCTGGGCGACGGCGACCGCATCGCCTCGACCCATCGCGGCCACGGCCACTGCATCGCCAAGGGCGTGGACGTGACGGCGATGATGAAAGAAATTTACGGCAAGAAGGGCGGTTCCTGCGAAGGCAAGGGCGGTTCCATGCACATCGCCGATCTGTCCAAGGGCATGATGGGCGCGAACGGCATCCTCGGGGCCGGCGCGCCACTGGTGTGCGGCGCCGCGCTCGCCGCCAAATATCGGGCTAAAAAAGGTCAGCCGAGCGATGTGGCGATCAGTTTCGTCGGCGATGGCGCGAGCAATCAGGGCACCTTCCTGGAAAGCCTGAATCTGGCGGCGGTGTGGAATCTGCCGGCGATCTTCGTGGTCGAGAACAACGGTTACGCCGAATCGACCTCGCGCGACTACGGCACCGCCGTCGATAGCTACGTGGATCGCGCCGCCGGCTTCGGCCTGCCCGGTATCACGGTGGACGGCACCGATTTCTTCGCCGTTTACGAAGCCGCCGGCGAAGTCATCCGCCGGGCGCGCGAAGGCGGCGGCCCTTCCCTGCTCGAATGCAAGATGGTGCGCTTCCACGGCCATTTCGAGGGCGACGCGCAAACCTACCGCGCCAAGGGCGAACTCGAAGACATTCGCGCCAACCGCGATTGCCTGCGCGCCTTCGCAGCGGCGGTGGTCGGGGCGAAGGTCGTCACCGAAGCCGAATTGCAAGCCATCGACCACGAGGTGCTGGGCCTGATCGAACACGCGGTCACCGCGGCGAAAGCCGCCCCGCTACCGACCGCCGCCGATCTCACGACCGACGTTTACGTTCGTTACTGA
- a CDS encoding DUF938 domain-containing protein, whose amino-acid sequence MNAKPYSEACEQNKEPILAVLRRFFIEPGFILEIGGGTGQHAVHFARALPDLDWQTTDLAGALPGIQFWFDEAGLPNLRPPLELDVCREPWPVARADGVFSANTAHIMAWSMVECLFRGVGRLLKPGCPFCLYGPFNYGGQYTSVSNAQFDQWLRARDPESGVRDFDDLNRLADAEGLRLLADCPMPVNNRTLVWVRE is encoded by the coding sequence ATGAACGCCAAACCCTATTCCGAAGCCTGCGAGCAGAACAAGGAACCTATTTTGGCCGTGCTACGGCGGTTTTTCATCGAGCCGGGCTTTATTTTGGAAATCGGCGGCGGCACCGGCCAGCACGCGGTTCATTTCGCCCGCGCGCTGCCCGATCTCGACTGGCAAACCACCGATCTAGCCGGCGCTCTACCCGGCATACAGTTTTGGTTCGACGAAGCCGGCTTGCCCAATCTGCGCCCGCCGCTGGAACTCGATGTCTGCCGCGAGCCTTGGCCGGTGGCGCGCGCCGATGGCGTGTTTTCGGCCAACACCGCTCACATCATGGCCTGGAGCATGGTGGAGTGCCTGTTTCGCGGCGTCGGCCGACTGTTGAAACCTGGCTGCCCCTTCTGCCTGTACGGGCCTTTCAACTACGGCGGTCAGTACACCAGCGTCAGCAACGCCCAATTTGACCAGTGGTTGCGGGCGCGCGATCCGGAAAGCGGCGTGCGCGATTTCGACGACCTCAACCGGTTGGCGGACGCAGAGGGATTGCGGCTGCTGGCCGACTGTCCGATGCCGGTCAACAATCGAACCTTGGTATGGGTTCGAGAGTGA
- a CDS encoding NAD(+)/NADH kinase, whose amino-acid sequence MPGLPLTPAVPASASPPLVGIIANPVSARDIRRIVANASNLQLADRVNIVLRALSTLAAVGVSRVLMMPDRAGIRAMLSRHLQREHNLHHVFPRVDFLDMEPTSTVEDTFLAARLLRQAGAVAIIVLGGDGTHRAVVRELIDGGASPTTIPIAGLSTGTNNAFPELRESSITGLAVGLYATGRLDAAQALAPNKLLEVSISGSDGAVRRDIALVDAVISTDRYIGARALWKPEGLHSVFLTFAEPQAIGLSSIGGLLHPVARTAPGGLSVQLAQDPARRRIGLLAPIAPGTVREIGVEHFQPMPAGQPFAVGLDAGVVALDGERELAFDSGERVTVTLRESAFSTVDVARCMSIAAAAGLFHLPS is encoded by the coding sequence ATGCCAGGCTTACCTCTGACTCCCGCCGTTCCAGCATCGGCTTCGCCGCCGCTGGTGGGCATCATCGCGAATCCGGTTTCGGCGCGCGACATCCGGCGCATCGTCGCCAACGCCAGCAACCTGCAACTGGCGGATCGGGTCAACATCGTACTGCGGGCGCTCAGCACTCTGGCGGCTGTCGGCGTCTCGCGGGTGCTGATGATGCCGGATCGGGCCGGCATCCGCGCCATGCTCTCGCGGCACTTGCAGCGCGAGCACAACCTCCATCATGTATTTCCACGGGTCGATTTCCTGGACATGGAGCCGACCTCGACCGTGGAAGACACCTTTCTGGCCGCCCGCCTGCTGCGTCAGGCTGGGGCGGTGGCGATCATCGTACTCGGCGGCGACGGTACCCACCGCGCGGTGGTGCGCGAATTGATCGATGGCGGTGCTAGCCCGACGACGATCCCCATCGCCGGACTGTCCACCGGTACCAACAACGCCTTCCCCGAACTGCGCGAATCCAGCATCACCGGCTTGGCGGTGGGTCTGTACGCCACCGGCCGACTCGACGCCGCGCAGGCGCTAGCGCCGAACAAACTGCTCGAAGTGTCAATCAGCGGCTCCGATGGCGCGGTGAGACGCGATATCGCGCTGGTCGATGCGGTGATTTCGACCGACCGCTACATCGGCGCGCGCGCCCTGTGGAAGCCGGAAGGGTTACACAGCGTCTTTCTGACCTTCGCCGAGCCACAAGCCATCGGCTTGTCGTCCATCGGCGGGTTACTGCATCCGGTCGCGCGCACCGCGCCGGGCGGTCTATCGGTGCAACTCGCCCAAGATCCGGCCCGGCGGCGCATCGGCCTGTTGGCCCCCATCGCACCGGGCACGGTGCGCGAGATCGGCGTCGAACACTTCCAGCCGATGCCCGCCGGCCAGCCGTTCGCCGTCGGTTTGGACGCCGGGGTGGTCGCGCTCGATGGCGAGCGCGAGCTGGCGTTTGATTCCGGCGAGCGCGTGACGGTGACTTTGCGCGAGAGCGCTTTTTCCACGGTGGACGTGGCCCGCTGCATGAGCATCGCGGCGGCGGCGGGCCTGTTCCACCTTCCTTCCTGA
- a CDS encoding sodium-translocating pyrophosphatase, translated as MTFINFRFVLGRLARCLLLLLLIAAGLGALPALAASGHVSEANLVLPDLDDAALAAFFGGTSGWTLLFYGLWICLGGLIFGGVIYRQILGLPVHRSMAEVSELIYETCKTYMITQGKFLLILEAFTAVIMIGYFYFVQRLSVPEVGLILAFSLVGIAGSFLVAWFGIRINTLANSRTAFASLAAKPFPVYAIPIKSGIAIGMLLISTELLIMLGIMLFVSPALAGKCFIGFAIGESLGAAALRIAGGIFTKIADIGSDLMKIEFGIQEDDARNPGVIADCAGDNAGDSVGPTADGFETYGVTGVALISFIMLAVPEPAVQVQLLVWLFVMRVMMIVASGVSYFANGRLAERRYADKARFDFEAPLTSLVWITSGVSLVLTFLVSYLLIGHFVVAGKVYAHLWWQLSLIITLGTLAGAIIPEVVKVFTSTNSKHVREVVTSSKAGGASLNILSGIVAGYFSAFWIGVIIVALMAGAYLMSQFELTAVINPDAAKATMMATVFSFGLVAFGFLGMGPVTIAVDSYGPVTDNAQSVYELSTIEQIPDIEAEIKRDFGFDLNFRAAKFLLEENDGAGNTFKATAKPVLIGTAVVGAATMVFSIVMLLTAGLTENLDKLSLLHPPFLLGLISGGATIFWFSGASTQAVSTGAYRAVEFISTHIRLDEVVKASQKDSKKVVEICTIYAQKGMFNIFLAVFFGTLACAFIEPFFFIGYLIALAIIGLYQAVFMANAGGAWDNAKKIVETELHAKGTDLHNASVVGDTVGDPFKDTASVAMNPIIKFTTLFGLLAVEMAVGLHAQGYQGLVWLLAAVSLAINLLFVFRSFYGMRIITKTAEH; from the coding sequence ATGACATTTATTAATTTTAGGTTTGTTTTGGGGCGGCTGGCGCGTTGCCTGCTGCTGCTTTTGCTGATCGCCGCCGGATTGGGAGCGTTGCCGGCGCTGGCGGCGAGCGGCCACGTCAGTGAAGCGAATCTGGTTTTACCGGACCTGGACGATGCGGCGCTGGCGGCGTTCTTTGGGGGCACGTCGGGCTGGACGCTGCTGTTTTACGGGCTCTGGATCTGCTTGGGCGGACTGATTTTCGGCGGTGTCATCTACCGCCAGATTCTGGGCCTGCCGGTCCACCGCTCGATGGCGGAGGTCAGCGAGCTGATCTATGAAACCTGCAAGACCTACATGATCACCCAAGGCAAATTCTTGCTGATTTTGGAAGCCTTCACGGCGGTGATCATGATCGGTTACTTCTACTTCGTCCAACGGCTTTCCGTGCCCGAAGTGGGGTTGATTCTGGCGTTTTCCCTGGTCGGCATCGCGGGTTCGTTTCTGGTGGCGTGGTTCGGCATCCGCATCAACACCCTGGCCAACAGCCGCACCGCGTTCGCCTCGCTGGCCGCCAAACCCTTTCCGGTTTACGCCATTCCGATCAAGTCGGGCATCGCCATCGGGATGTTGCTGATCTCGACCGAACTGTTGATCATGCTCGGCATCATGCTGTTCGTGTCGCCGGCGCTGGCGGGCAAATGCTTCATCGGTTTCGCCATCGGCGAGTCGCTGGGCGCGGCGGCGCTGCGCATCGCCGGTGGCATCTTCACCAAGATCGCCGACATCGGCTCGGACTTGATGAAGATCGAATTCGGCATCCAGGAAGACGACGCGCGCAACCCCGGCGTGATCGCCGACTGCGCCGGCGACAACGCCGGCGATTCGGTCGGCCCGACCGCCGACGGCTTCGAAACCTACGGCGTCACCGGCGTGGCGCTGATCAGCTTCATCATGCTGGCGGTGCCGGAACCCGCCGTGCAGGTGCAGTTGCTGGTCTGGCTGTTCGTCATGCGCGTGATGATGATCGTCGCCTCGGGCGTCTCCTACTTCGCCAATGGCCGGCTGGCCGAGCGGCGCTACGCGGACAAGGCGCGTTTCGACTTCGAAGCGCCGCTGACCTCGCTGGTCTGGATCACCTCGGGTGTTTCCCTGGTGCTGACCTTCCTGGTGTCGTATCTGCTGATCGGCCACTTCGTGGTCGCCGGCAAGGTCTACGCGCACCTGTGGTGGCAACTGTCGCTGATCATCACCCTCGGGACGCTAGCGGGGGCCATCATTCCCGAAGTGGTGAAGGTCTTCACCTCGACCAACTCCAAACACGTCCGCGAAGTGGTCACCTCGTCCAAGGCCGGCGGCGCCAGCCTCAACATCCTGTCCGGGATCGTCGCCGGTTACTTCTCGGCCTTCTGGATCGGGGTGATCATCGTCGCGCTGATGGCGGGCGCCTATCTGATGTCGCAGTTCGAACTGACCGCCGTGATCAATCCCGATGCCGCCAAGGCCACCATGATGGCGACGGTCTTCTCGTTCGGGCTGGTCGCTTTCGGCTTTTTGGGCATGGGGCCAGTGACGATTGCGGTGGACAGCTACGGCCCGGTCACCGACAACGCCCAATCGGTGTATGAGCTGTCGACCATCGAACAGATTCCCGACATCGAAGCGGAGATCAAGCGGGATTTTGGCTTCGATCTCAACTTCCGGGCCGCGAAATTTCTGCTGGAAGAGAACGACGGCGCCGGCAATACCTTCAAGGCCACCGCCAAACCGGTGCTGATCGGCACCGCCGTGGTCGGCGCGGCGACGATGGTGTTTTCCATCGTTATGCTGCTGACGGCGGGCCTGACCGAGAATTTGGACAAGCTGTCATTGCTGCATCCGCCGTTCCTGCTGGGCCTGATTTCCGGCGGCGCAACGATCTTCTGGTTCTCCGGGGCCAGCACCCAGGCGGTATCGACCGGCGCTTACCGCGCCGTGGAGTTCATCAGCACCCACATCCGGCTGGATGAGGTGGTGAAGGCGTCGCAGAAAGACAGCAAGAAAGTCGTCGAGATCTGCACGATCTACGCCCAGAAAGGCATGTTTAACATTTTTCTGGCGGTGTTCTTCGGCACTCTGGCTTGCGCCTTCATCGAACCGTTCTTCTTCATCGGCTACCTGATCGCGCTGGCGATCATCGGGCTGTATCAGGCGGTGTTCATGGCCAACGCCGGCGGCGCGTGGGATAACGCCAAGAAGATCGTCGAAACCGAACTGCACGCCAAGGGCACCGACCTGCACAACGCCTCGGTGGTCGGCGATACCGTGGGCGATCCGTTCAAGGACACCGCCTCGGTGGCGATGAACCCGATCATCAAGTTCACCACCCTGTTCGGCCTGCTGGCGGTGGAGATGGCGGTGGGCTTGCACGCGCAGGGCTATCAAGGGCTGGTTTGGCTGCTGGCCGCCGTGTCCCTGGCCATCAATTTGCTCTTCGTGTTCCGCAGCTTCTACGGGATGCGCATCATCACCAAGACCGCTGAACATTAG
- a CDS encoding alpha-ketoacid dehydrogenase subunit beta has product MARKISMKMAINEAIDQEMSRDPTVIMMGEDIVGGAGGEGEKDAWGGVLGVTKGLYAKHGDRLLDTPLSESAYVGAAIGAAACGMRPIAELMFIDFMGVCFDQIFNQAAKFRYMFGGKAETPVVIRAMVGAGFRAAAQHSQMLTPLFTHIPGLKVVCPSTPYDTKGLLIQSIRDNDPVIFCEHKNLYGFEGDVPEKSYTVPFGEANVARDGKDVSIVAYGLMVHRALEAAALLAKDGIEAEVIDLRTLSPLDLDTVLESVEKTGRLVCVDEASPRCNIATDISAQVAMQAFGALKAQIELVTPPHVPVPFSPALEDLYIPSGPQIADAARRTLKKGKT; this is encoded by the coding sequence ATGGCACGAAAAATCAGTATGAAAATGGCGATCAACGAAGCGATCGATCAAGAAATGAGCCGCGACCCGACCGTGATCATGATGGGTGAGGACATCGTAGGTGGGGCCGGTGGCGAGGGCGAAAAAGACGCCTGGGGCGGCGTGCTCGGGGTGACCAAGGGCTTGTACGCCAAGCACGGCGACCGCTTGCTGGATACGCCTCTGTCCGAGAGCGCCTACGTCGGCGCGGCCATCGGCGCGGCGGCCTGCGGGATGCGCCCGATTGCCGAACTGATGTTCATCGACTTCATGGGGGTCTGTTTCGACCAGATTTTCAATCAGGCGGCCAAATTCCGCTACATGTTCGGCGGCAAGGCCGAAACCCCGGTGGTGATCCGGGCGATGGTCGGCGCGGGTTTTCGCGCCGCCGCCCAGCACTCGCAGATGCTGACGCCGCTGTTCACCCACATCCCCGGCTTGAAAGTGGTCTGCCCCAGCACCCCCTACGATACCAAGGGCCTGTTGATCCAAAGCATCCGCGACAACGATCCGGTGATCTTTTGCGAACACAAAAACCTGTACGGCTTCGAAGGCGACGTGCCGGAAAAGAGTTATACGGTGCCGTTCGGAGAAGCCAATGTGGCGCGCGACGGCAAGGATGTCAGCATCGTCGCCTACGGGTTGATGGTGCATCGCGCGCTGGAAGCGGCGGCGCTGCTGGCGAAGGACGGCATTGAGGCCGAAGTGATCGACTTGCGCACCCTGTCGCCGCTGGACCTGGACACGGTGCTGGAAAGCGTCGAAAAAACCGGTCGCCTAGTCTGCGTGGACGAAGCCAGCCCGCGTTGCAACATCGCCACCGACATCTCGGCGCAGGTGGCGATGCAAGCCTTCGGCGCGCTGAAGGCCCAGATCGAACTGGTGACGCCGCCGCATGTCCCGGTGCCGTTTTCGCCGGCGCTGGAAGACCTCTATATCCCCAGCGGCCCACAGATCGCCGATGCCGCGCGCCGCACCCTCAAGAAGGGGAAAACCTGA